One Luteolibacter flavescens genomic region harbors:
- a CDS encoding metal ABC transporter permease translates to MDLFEPLRYPFMQDALLVGCVIAAMCAVLSCFLILKGWSLMGDAISHAVLPGIVIAYLAGLPLALGAFASGLTCAIGTGFIKQHSRIKEDTVMGVVFTGMFAFGLVLFSRTHSDLHLDHILFGNILGIAREQRIESYLLGGGILAIVALLRRDFLLICFDPAQARVLGIRERFLNYLLLSLLSLAIVVALKAVGIILVVAMLIAPGCIAHLWTDRFDRMLMIATASAVGSTVTGIFISFHIEGSTGACIVLTQALVFTASLLFAPKYGIYGVARRRGGA, encoded by the coding sequence ATGGACCTGTTTGAGCCACTTCGCTACCCCTTCATGCAGGACGCGCTGCTGGTCGGCTGCGTCATCGCGGCGATGTGCGCGGTGCTCTCGTGCTTTCTCATCCTGAAAGGCTGGTCGCTCATGGGCGACGCCATTTCACACGCAGTGCTGCCCGGCATCGTCATCGCCTACCTCGCCGGACTGCCGCTGGCGCTCGGCGCATTCGCCTCCGGCCTGACGTGCGCGATCGGCACCGGCTTCATCAAGCAACACAGCCGGATCAAGGAGGACACCGTGATGGGCGTCGTCTTCACCGGCATGTTTGCCTTCGGACTGGTGCTCTTCAGCCGCACCCACTCGGACCTCCATCTCGACCACATCCTTTTCGGCAACATCCTCGGCATCGCCCGCGAGCAGAGGATCGAAAGCTACCTGCTCGGCGGCGGCATCCTCGCCATCGTCGCGCTGCTGCGGAGGGATTTCCTGCTGATCTGCTTCGATCCCGCGCAGGCGCGCGTGCTCGGCATCCGGGAGAGATTCCTGAATTACCTCCTGCTTTCCCTTCTCTCGCTGGCCATCGTCGTCGCGCTCAAGGCTGTCGGCATCATCCTGGTGGTGGCAATGCTGATCGCGCCCGGCTGCATCGCGCACCTGTGGACCGACCGTTTCGACCGGATGCTGATGATCGCCACGGCTTCCGCCGTCGGGTCCACCGTCACGGGCATCTTCATCAGCTTCCATATCGAAGGCTCTACCGGAGCATGCATCGTCCTGACCCAGGCACTCGTTTTCACCGCGTCACTCCTGTTTGCGCCGAAATACGGGATCTACGGCGTGGCGCGTCGGAGGGGCGGGGCCTGA
- a CDS encoding SDR family oxidoreductase encodes MQTAAYFKDLFGLEGQTAVVIGGTGELCGCMAQGLARAGAEVVLVGRIREKAERNLTEIEDFGGKGYFMPADVTSRDSLQELVQHVVERSGKVDILINGAGINSPTPFLDIQEEEFQRIMDTNVTAVFRACQVFGKYFIDEGIAASIINLGSMSALVPLSRVFTYSASKAAVHNLSKNLAREWAEYSIRVNTLVPGFFPAEQNRKVLDESRVLDILRQTPMSRFGSPDDLIGATLLLASNKAGGFITGTEMVVDGGFNAMKI; translated from the coding sequence ATGCAAACCGCTGCCTATTTCAAAGACCTGTTCGGCCTCGAGGGACAAACCGCCGTCGTCATCGGGGGCACCGGAGAGCTTTGCGGCTGCATGGCACAGGGTCTCGCCCGCGCCGGCGCGGAGGTCGTGCTGGTCGGCCGCATCCGCGAAAAGGCCGAGCGGAACCTCACCGAGATCGAGGACTTCGGCGGCAAGGGCTACTTCATGCCCGCCGACGTCACCTCCCGCGATTCCCTGCAGGAGCTGGTGCAGCACGTCGTCGAGCGCTCCGGCAAGGTGGACATCCTGATCAACGGAGCGGGCATCAATTCCCCCACCCCTTTCCTCGACATCCAGGAGGAGGAATTCCAGCGGATCATGGACACGAATGTCACGGCGGTCTTCCGCGCGTGCCAGGTCTTCGGGAAATACTTCATCGACGAAGGCATCGCCGCCTCGATCATCAATCTCGGCTCGATGTCCGCGCTGGTGCCGCTTTCCCGCGTCTTCACCTACTCCGCCAGCAAGGCGGCGGTGCACAATCTCTCCAAGAACCTCGCCCGCGAGTGGGCCGAGTATTCCATCCGCGTGAACACGCTGGTCCCCGGATTCTTCCCCGCGGAGCAAAACCGCAAGGTGCTGGATGAGAGCCGCGTGCTCGACATCCTCCGCCAGACGCCGATGAGCCGCTTCGGCTCGCCGGACGACCTGATTGGCGCAACGCTCCTCCTCGCCTCGAACAAGGCTGGCGGTTTCATCACCGGCACGGAAATGGTCGTGGACGGCGGATTCAATGCGATGAAGATCTGA
- the secA gene encoding preprotein translocase subunit SecA — translation MIKWILQKIVGSKNQRELRRIRPTVERIKEIEEALQREPEEKLREMTTMWQDHLSRYHSLKVATKPQLQRMDAEGLAEAAAYMNGRLTLLREDFPNLSTKVEATAESIEAAKTAFHEVESNFIKLRAAYLEKILPEAYAVVKNGARRMCGSTITVRDQPLKWEMVHFDTQLVGGIALHRGMIAEMMTGEGKTLVATLPVYLNALTGLGVHVITVNDYLAGRDSDWMGSLFKYLGLTVGCIQNQMPPWERREHYGCDITYGTNSEFGFDYLRDNGMASTKDEQVQHGHYFAIIDEVDSILIDEARTPLIISGPSSVSSHQFDKYKPLVEQIVKAQIVLCNELMAEAKKAHEAGDLETAGRALFKVKLGQPRNRQLMRMMQEPDLRRLIEKTELSFYQDAQKKELFAVKEELYFTIDEKSHDSDLMEKGRQFLSPDDPEAFVLPDIGTLFADIDTNTSLTDDERAARKEAAQQKLDSQAEKMHNISQLVKAYCVYEKDVQYVVEEGKVVIVDENTGRKMAGRRWSDGLHQAVEAKEGVAIEKETQTFATITIQNYFRLYEKLAGMTGTAETEAAEFSDIYKLDVLPIPANRPNRRKDENDQVFKTRREKYNAVIKKIEDAHAKGQPVLVGTASVDASETVSRMLKRSKIPHTVLNAKFHMQEAEIVANAGQRGAVTISTNMAGRGTDIKLGEGVSELGGLFVMGTERYESRRVDRQLRGRCARQGDPGLSQFFISFEDDLMRNFAAADRMTSMMERFGMQEGEALEHSWLNKSVETAQKRVEQRNYTWRKRVLEFDDVMNKQREVVYGYRNEVLTTEEPRDLVNEIIEKVIPQKVESFLADRDEANPDYNELLHWVNSTLPIPFTAADLVSVGKTAEEISEMLISRVKEAYAHRVDGLPPEILEQEERRMMLAAIDRQWQAHLYNMDALREGVHLRAQGQKDPLVEYKVEAYELFSQLMASIELEALQNLFRSAGNLEGILRQLHGIPQQLQGGEEPGSRSTALFQESDSGEIKINLPKRRPPSFNIGDTSSESTNRNAPCPCGSGKKFKQCCGKEA, via the coding sequence ATGATCAAGTGGATCCTTCAGAAAATCGTCGGCTCGAAGAACCAGCGCGAATTGCGCCGGATCCGCCCGACCGTCGAGCGCATCAAGGAAATCGAGGAAGCCCTGCAGCGGGAGCCCGAGGAAAAGCTGCGTGAAATGACCACCATGTGGCAGGACCATCTGTCCCGCTACCACAGCCTGAAAGTGGCCACCAAGCCGCAGCTCCAGCGCATGGATGCCGAGGGATTGGCCGAGGCCGCCGCTTACATGAACGGCCGCCTGACGCTGCTGCGGGAAGATTTCCCGAACCTCTCGACCAAGGTCGAAGCCACCGCCGAATCGATCGAGGCCGCCAAGACCGCCTTCCACGAGGTCGAGAGCAACTTCATCAAGCTCCGCGCCGCCTACCTGGAGAAGATCCTGCCCGAGGCCTACGCCGTTGTGAAAAACGGCGCACGCCGAATGTGTGGCAGCACCATCACGGTCCGCGACCAGCCGCTGAAGTGGGAAATGGTCCACTTCGATACCCAGCTCGTCGGTGGCATCGCCCTGCACCGCGGGATGATCGCGGAAATGATGACGGGTGAAGGCAAGACCCTCGTCGCCACGCTGCCTGTCTACCTCAACGCGCTGACCGGCCTCGGCGTCCACGTCATCACGGTCAATGACTACCTCGCCGGTCGTGACTCGGACTGGATGGGATCCCTCTTCAAGTATCTCGGCCTCACCGTCGGATGCATCCAGAACCAGATGCCCCCGTGGGAGCGTCGCGAGCACTACGGCTGCGACATCACCTACGGAACGAATTCGGAATTCGGCTTCGACTACCTGCGCGACAATGGCATGGCGTCCACCAAGGACGAGCAGGTCCAGCACGGCCACTACTTCGCGATCATCGACGAAGTGGACTCGATCCTCATCGACGAGGCCCGGACGCCGCTCATCATCTCCGGCCCGTCCTCTGTCTCCAGCCACCAGTTCGACAAGTACAAGCCGCTGGTCGAACAGATTGTGAAGGCCCAGATCGTCCTCTGTAACGAGCTGATGGCAGAGGCCAAGAAGGCTCACGAAGCCGGTGACCTCGAGACCGCCGGGCGCGCGCTCTTCAAGGTGAAGCTCGGCCAGCCGCGCAACCGCCAGCTCATGCGCATGATGCAGGAGCCGGACCTGCGCCGCCTGATCGAGAAGACCGAGCTGTCCTTCTACCAGGACGCCCAGAAGAAGGAACTCTTCGCCGTCAAGGAAGAGCTCTACTTCACCATCGACGAGAAAAGCCACGACTCCGACCTCATGGAGAAGGGCCGCCAGTTCCTTTCCCCGGATGATCCGGAGGCATTCGTGCTCCCCGACATCGGCACTCTCTTCGCCGACATCGATACAAATACGTCCCTCACCGACGACGAGCGTGCCGCCCGGAAAGAAGCGGCCCAGCAGAAGCTGGATTCGCAGGCGGAGAAGATGCACAACATCTCCCAGCTCGTGAAGGCCTACTGCGTCTATGAAAAGGACGTCCAATACGTGGTCGAGGAAGGCAAGGTCGTCATCGTCGATGAAAACACCGGTCGCAAGATGGCCGGCCGCCGCTGGTCGGATGGCCTGCACCAGGCCGTCGAGGCCAAGGAAGGCGTTGCCATCGAGAAGGAGACGCAGACCTTCGCCACCATCACGATCCAGAACTACTTCCGCCTCTATGAGAAGCTGGCGGGCATGACGGGCACCGCGGAAACGGAAGCCGCCGAGTTCTCCGACATCTACAAGCTCGACGTGCTGCCCATCCCGGCCAACCGGCCGAACCGCCGCAAGGACGAGAACGACCAGGTCTTCAAGACCCGCCGCGAGAAGTACAACGCGGTGATCAAGAAGATCGAGGACGCCCATGCCAAGGGCCAGCCGGTCCTTGTCGGCACGGCATCCGTCGATGCTTCCGAGACGGTCTCGCGCATGCTGAAGCGCAGCAAGATCCCGCACACGGTGCTGAACGCCAAGTTCCACATGCAGGAGGCGGAGATCGTCGCCAATGCCGGCCAGCGCGGCGCGGTGACCATCTCGACCAACATGGCGGGCCGCGGCACCGACATCAAGCTGGGCGAAGGCGTCTCCGAGCTGGGCGGCCTCTTCGTCATGGGCACGGAGCGCTACGAGTCCCGCCGTGTGGACCGCCAGCTCCGCGGTCGCTGCGCTCGTCAGGGTGACCCGGGCCTGAGCCAGTTCTTCATCTCCTTCGAAGACGATCTCATGCGGAACTTCGCCGCGGCCGACCGCATGACCTCCATGATGGAGCGCTTCGGCATGCAGGAAGGCGAGGCACTGGAGCACTCCTGGCTGAACAAGTCGGTGGAGACCGCCCAGAAGCGCGTCGAGCAGCGCAACTACACATGGCGCAAGCGCGTCCTTGAATTCGACGACGTGATGAACAAGCAGCGCGAGGTCGTTTACGGCTATCGCAATGAAGTGCTCACCACCGAGGAACCCCGTGACCTGGTCAACGAGATCATCGAGAAGGTCATCCCGCAGAAGGTCGAGAGCTTCCTCGCCGACCGCGACGAGGCGAATCCGGACTACAACGAGCTGCTGCATTGGGTGAACTCCACCCTGCCGATCCCCTTCACCGCCGCCGATCTCGTGTCTGTCGGCAAGACTGCCGAAGAGATTTCGGAGATGCTGATTTCCCGCGTGAAGGAAGCCTACGCCCATCGTGTGGACGGTCTTCCTCCGGAAATCCTCGAGCAAGAGGAGCGCCGCATGATGCTCGCCGCGATCGACCGCCAGTGGCAGGCGCACCTTTACAACATGGATGCGCTGCGCGAGGGCGTTCACCTCCGCGCCCAGGGCCAGAAGGACCCGCTGGTCGAGTACAAGGTGGAAGCCTACGAACTCTTCTCGCAGCTCATGGCGAGCATCGAGCTGGAGGCGCTGCAGAATCTCTTCCGCTCCGCCGGAAACCTCGAAGGCATCCTCCGCCAGCTCCACGGCATCCCGCAGCAGCTTCAAGGCGGCGAGGAGCCCGGCTCCCGCAGCACCGCGCTCTTCCAGGAAAGCGACTCCGGCGAGATCAAGATCAACCTGCCGAAGCGCCGCCCGCCGAGCTTCAACATCGGCGACACCTCCAGCGAATCCACGAACCGCAATGCCCCCTGCCCCTGTGGCTCAGGCAAGAAGTTCAAGCAGTGCTGCGGCAAGGAGGCCTGA
- a CDS encoding NAD(P)/FAD-dependent oxidoreductase, which yields MTHDKKRVVVLGGGVIGLCSAYYALKRGLPVTVIEREAAGGDNCSMGNAGMIVPSHFIPLAAPGMISKGLRWMFNAESPFYIRPRLDPALVRWAWLFYRHSNERHVEESRKLLRDLNLESRRLFAELSEEDDFGLVKRGMLMLCKTAKGLDEESAVAVAAREIGIQAEVLNAAATAKLDPGITMDVTGSVHFPQDCHLDPARFMSAMRRRVLALGGEIRSGVEIDTIESRDGKVVALSGGGQRFTGDQFVLACGSWSAELLRQTGLKLPLQAGKGYSLTLPEPPELPECCSIFVEAKVAITPMGGSLRFAGTMEVGGLDLTVDPARVRGIVKSVNGYFPKFSERNFEGVKPWAGLRPVSPDGLPYLGPAPRFPNLIVATGHAMMGLSLGPVSGRVVADMLTHEKPFRPVEQMAAGRF from the coding sequence GTGACGCATGACAAAAAGCGGGTGGTCGTTCTCGGCGGTGGTGTGATCGGACTTTGCTCCGCGTACTATGCGCTGAAACGAGGCCTGCCGGTCACCGTCATCGAGCGTGAAGCTGCGGGCGGGGACAATTGCTCGATGGGGAATGCCGGCATGATTGTGCCGAGCCACTTCATCCCGCTGGCCGCCCCCGGCATGATTTCCAAGGGCTTGCGCTGGATGTTCAATGCCGAGAGCCCTTTCTACATCCGGCCCCGGCTCGATCCCGCGCTGGTCCGCTGGGCGTGGCTCTTCTACCGCCACTCGAACGAGCGACACGTGGAAGAATCTCGCAAATTGCTCCGCGATCTGAACCTGGAAAGCCGCCGCCTTTTCGCAGAGCTTTCCGAGGAAGACGACTTCGGCCTCGTGAAGCGAGGCATGCTGATGCTTTGTAAGACCGCCAAGGGCCTCGACGAGGAATCCGCCGTGGCTGTCGCCGCCCGTGAAATCGGCATCCAGGCCGAGGTGCTGAATGCCGCCGCCACCGCGAAGCTCGATCCGGGGATCACGATGGACGTGACCGGCTCGGTGCATTTCCCGCAGGACTGCCATCTCGATCCGGCCCGCTTCATGTCAGCCATGCGGCGGCGCGTGCTCGCGCTGGGCGGTGAGATCCGTAGCGGCGTGGAGATCGACACCATCGAGTCACGCGATGGCAAGGTGGTCGCGCTGAGCGGCGGCGGGCAGCGTTTCACGGGAGATCAATTCGTGCTCGCCTGTGGATCGTGGAGCGCTGAATTGCTGCGGCAGACCGGCCTCAAGCTGCCGCTGCAGGCAGGGAAGGGCTACTCGCTCACCCTGCCGGAGCCACCGGAACTGCCGGAGTGCTGCTCGATTTTCGTCGAGGCCAAGGTGGCGATCACCCCGATGGGCGGCAGCCTGCGCTTCGCCGGGACGATGGAAGTCGGAGGGCTGGACCTGACCGTCGATCCCGCCCGGGTGCGCGGCATCGTGAAATCGGTGAACGGCTACTTCCCGAAATTCTCGGAGCGGAATTTCGAGGGGGTGAAGCCGTGGGCGGGCCTGCGCCCGGTATCGCCGGACGGGCTGCCTTACCTCGGGCCAGCGCCGCGATTCCCAAATCTGATCGTCGCTACCGGGCATGCGATGATGGGGCTGAGCCTCGGCCCTGTCTCCGGTCGCGTCGTGGCCGACATGCTGACCCACGAGAAGCCATTCCGCCCGGTCGAGCAGATGGCAGCGGGGAGATTCTGA
- a CDS encoding OmpH family outer membrane protein gives MIRAAVALALSVAAADAQAPRVAVVKVHEVLMNLDSTLLANEQTNARKAEINRDSRLATYNELYADLQLRRKALEESAGKIDPEARKRLMREYTVKLQEAKSVWDDFESFRSERMREIDGEMVAGMKQRLAQIREAANKLAKEEGYDWVLDTSGNSNTGVPLILYAKNQNDLTDRVLAILASEPPAPTPAPNPPAAQ, from the coding sequence ATGATCAGAGCCGCCGTAGCCCTCGCCCTCTCCGTCGCCGCGGCTGATGCCCAGGCGCCGCGGGTCGCCGTGGTGAAGGTCCACGAGGTCCTGATGAATCTCGACAGCACCCTCTTGGCAAACGAGCAGACCAATGCCCGGAAGGCCGAGATCAATCGGGACAGCCGTCTGGCAACCTACAACGAGCTCTACGCCGACCTCCAACTGCGGAGGAAGGCGCTCGAGGAGAGTGCCGGAAAGATCGATCCGGAGGCACGGAAGCGCCTGATGCGCGAATACACCGTGAAACTCCAGGAAGCGAAATCCGTATGGGATGACTTCGAGAGCTTCCGTTCCGAGCGGATGCGCGAAATCGACGGCGAGATGGTCGCCGGAATGAAACAGCGACTTGCCCAGATCCGTGAAGCTGCCAACAAACTAGCCAAGGAAGAAGGATACGACTGGGTGCTGGACACGTCCGGCAACTCGAACACCGGCGTGCCTCTCATCCTCTACGCGAAGAACCAGAACGACCTGACGGACCGGGTGCTTGCCATCCTCGCCTCCGAACCACCGGCACCAACACCAGCGCCCAATCCACCGGCAGCCCAATAA
- a CDS encoding helix-turn-helix transcriptional regulator, with amino-acid sequence MPHSSDQDILNVLDAAGPQWAELQAWRVTQIESSANGAITVHGPAFIYRWEYGLGPVKVSFWTQQEGRIASGPGHLLAIEPGLGTIRLKLPGREPMVIGAVEPAIYQQIGELTSEAQSAMQGQGGERWSRDLIIVSAAMKLAALTREAAASASAPDRGARRSPRKDQLVTQLHEWLRPNLEKSVKLGDAAKRFDKSPRQLIRILKETTGAGFAEHLTMHRLTLARALLMRSGQSVMEVARASGFNSREQFIRSFNKAFGWTPLQFRKAWNQAALSDAELVQLCQVSERTEVEWLPTGSVASSPDEDHEGEPHTVVVANALHDIVELFWVTPQGKRARIDVLERGGMVFVNRDTGGSCWIVRVPVSGKERYFRTPDDHALAVVTAELMA; translated from the coding sequence ATGCCTCACAGTTCTGATCAAGATATCCTCAACGTCCTGGATGCTGCCGGCCCGCAATGGGCCGAGCTGCAAGCATGGCGGGTGACCCAGATAGAGTCATCTGCCAACGGTGCAATCACCGTTCACGGCCCGGCATTCATCTACCGCTGGGAATACGGGCTGGGCCCGGTAAAAGTGTCGTTTTGGACGCAGCAGGAAGGCCGCATCGCCAGCGGCCCGGGCCATCTGCTCGCGATCGAACCGGGCCTCGGCACCATCCGGCTGAAACTGCCAGGGCGCGAGCCCATGGTCATCGGAGCCGTCGAGCCCGCGATCTACCAACAGATCGGCGAGCTCACCTCGGAGGCTCAGTCCGCCATGCAGGGCCAAGGGGGCGAACGCTGGTCGCGCGACCTTATCATCGTGTCCGCCGCGATGAAGCTCGCCGCCCTCACCCGTGAGGCAGCGGCCTCTGCAAGCGCCCCGGACCGGGGTGCCCGTCGCTCCCCGCGGAAGGACCAACTGGTCACCCAGCTCCACGAATGGCTGCGGCCGAACTTGGAGAAATCCGTGAAGCTCGGCGACGCCGCGAAGCGCTTCGACAAGAGCCCGCGCCAACTCATCCGCATCCTCAAGGAAACGACCGGAGCAGGATTCGCCGAGCACCTCACGATGCACCGCCTGACGCTCGCACGCGCGCTCCTGATGCGCAGCGGCCAGTCGGTCATGGAGGTGGCCCGCGCGTCCGGCTTCAACAGCCGCGAGCAATTCATCCGCTCCTTCAACAAGGCCTTCGGTTGGACTCCGCTCCAGTTTCGCAAGGCTTGGAACCAGGCCGCTCTCAGTGATGCGGAGCTGGTCCAGCTCTGCCAGGTCTCCGAGCGGACGGAGGTCGAGTGGCTGCCGACCGGCAGCGTCGCCTCCAGCCCGGACGAGGATCACGAGGGAGAGCCGCACACCGTGGTGGTGGCGAATGCCCTGCACGACATCGTCGAGCTCTTCTGGGTCACCCCGCAGGGCAAGCGCGCGCGCATCGACGTGCTTGAGCGTGGCGGCATGGTCTTCGTGAACCGCGATACCGGCGGAAGTTGCTGGATCGTCCGCGTGCCGGTCTCCGGCAAGGAGCGCTACTTCCGCACTCCCGATGACCACGCATTGGCCGTGGTCACCGCGGAGCTGATGGCTTGA
- a CDS encoding 3-keto-disaccharide hydrolase, producing the protein MKSHFLSAILLLTGIASGEPEKLFSSGNLDGWKTQGASYWSIADGVLTGESDDKKQNSVLWSEKTYKDFTVELEFRYSGDIDSGIFLRHENEQIQIGVSRSLKRDMTGSPYIGSKRGYPQEASGVKEVLKEGEWNRMKVVTKGNTYTVMLNGKQVIEYVSDTAKESGPIGFQVHPGVKMKIEFRDVTVTPLD; encoded by the coding sequence ATGAAATCCCATTTTCTCTCTGCCATCCTGCTGCTGACGGGCATCGCCTCCGGTGAACCGGAAAAGCTCTTCAGCAGCGGGAATCTCGACGGATGGAAGACCCAGGGAGCATCCTACTGGAGCATCGCCGACGGTGTCCTGACCGGCGAGAGCGACGACAAGAAGCAGAACTCGGTGCTCTGGTCGGAGAAGACCTACAAGGACTTCACCGTGGAGCTGGAGTTTCGCTACTCCGGAGACATCGATTCCGGAATTTTTCTCCGCCACGAGAACGAGCAGATTCAGATCGGCGTGTCCCGCTCGCTGAAGCGTGACATGACCGGGTCCCCCTACATCGGCAGCAAGCGCGGCTATCCGCAGGAGGCCAGCGGGGTGAAGGAGGTGCTGAAAGAAGGCGAGTGGAATCGGATGAAGGTGGTCACCAAGGGCAATACCTACACAGTCATGCTGAATGGAAAGCAGGTCATCGAATACGTGTCCGACACGGCCAAGGAGTCCGGCCCGATCGGCTTCCAAGTGCACCCCGGAGTGAAGATGAAAATCGAGTTCCGCGATGTGACGGTCACCCCGTTGGACTGA